One genomic window of Ruminococcus gauvreauii includes the following:
- a CDS encoding methylenetetrahydrofolate reductase has product MSIVDIMKERMSFSFEVFPPKPEQPMEPLLDTLSHLYEFQPDFISCTYGAGGTNVGRNVEVCKAIQDSGKSIAVTHFTCIGNTREGVKEQLDHYLELGVNHILALRGDLPAGWEGTRGDFHYASDLVSYIREEFGDKFTIAMAGDPEKHIQCPTEEEDIAHLKIKQDAGADYMMTQLCFDVKAFEVWRDKIQKAGVHLPIDIGLMPVLNKDATIRMALSMNGCSIPKELARIISKYYDDPEGFRKAGMEYTVNQIFEYMNAGIDGLHIYALNKWEAVTDIINMAGIRTQHKN; this is encoded by the coding sequence ATGAGCATTGTAGACATTATGAAGGAAAGAATGAGTTTCTCATTCGAAGTATTTCCTCCCAAGCCGGAGCAGCCGATGGAACCGCTTCTGGATACACTGTCTCACCTGTATGAATTTCAGCCTGATTTTATCAGCTGTACTTATGGAGCAGGCGGTACAAACGTAGGGCGGAATGTTGAAGTGTGCAAGGCGATTCAGGATTCGGGAAAATCTATTGCGGTAACACATTTCACATGCATCGGAAATACCAGAGAAGGTGTGAAGGAACAGTTGGATCACTATCTGGAGCTGGGGGTAAACCATATCCTGGCACTGCGCGGCGATTTGCCGGCGGGCTGGGAAGGCACACGGGGCGACTTTCATTATGCCAGTGACCTTGTGTCTTATATCCGGGAAGAATTCGGAGATAAATTCACGATTGCGATGGCAGGAGATCCCGAAAAACATATTCAGTGTCCGACTGAGGAAGAAGATATTGCACATCTGAAGATCAAACAGGATGCCGGGGCTGACTATATGATGACTCAGCTGTGCTTCGACGTGAAAGCGTTCGAGGTGTGGAGAGATAAGATTCAAAAAGCCGGCGTACATCTTCCGATTGATATTGGATTGATGCCGGTGCTGAACAAGGATGCGACGATCCGGATGGCACTGTCCATGAACGGATGCTCGATCCCGAAAGAGCTTGCGCGTATCATCAGCAAATATTATGATGATCCCGAGGGATTCCGTAAAGCAGGCATGGAATATACCGTAAATCAGATCTTTGAATATATGAATGCCGGAATTGACGGACTTCATATCTATGCATTGAACAAATGGGAAGCTGTGACGGACATTATCAATATGGCAGGAATCCGGACGCAGCATAAGAATTAA
- a CDS encoding ABC transporter ATP-binding protein: MSTILECRGLSKRYGQKLALDHVELTLESGRIIGLLGPNGSGKTTLIKLINDLLAPSEGTLQIDGNVPGVETKKIVSYLPERTYLDENQRVSDAIDFFVDFYEDFDRSRAMGMLERLSIDPSARIKTLSKGTREKVQLILVMSRRAKLYCLDEPIAGVDPAARDYILDTIINNYDENATILISTHLISDVENILDEVIFIQEGHIRMQTDVDDIRVKQGKSVDELFREVFRC; the protein is encoded by the coding sequence ATGAGTACAATTTTAGAATGCCGGGGGCTGTCAAAACGGTATGGCCAGAAACTGGCGCTGGATCATGTAGAACTCACCCTGGAATCCGGAAGAATCATCGGTCTGCTCGGTCCGAATGGAAGCGGAAAGACGACTTTGATTAAACTGATCAATGACCTGCTGGCGCCGTCGGAAGGTACACTGCAGATTGATGGAAATGTTCCGGGAGTGGAGACAAAAAAGATCGTTTCCTATCTTCCGGAAAGGACATATCTGGATGAAAATCAGAGGGTTTCGGATGCCATTGATTTTTTCGTGGACTTCTACGAGGACTTTGACAGAAGCCGTGCGATGGGAATGCTGGAACGTTTATCCATCGATCCTTCTGCGAGGATCAAGACACTTTCAAAAGGCACCAGAGAAAAGGTGCAGCTGATACTGGTCATGAGCAGAAGAGCGAAGCTCTATTGCCTGGATGAACCGATCGCAGGTGTTGATCCAGCGGCAAGAGACTATATTCTGGATACGATCATCAACAACTACGATGAAAATGCAACGATTTTAATATCTACACACCTGATCTCTGACGTGGAAAACATTCTGGACGAAGTGATCTTCATTCAGGAGGGGCATATCCGTATGCAGACGGATGTCGATGACATTCGGGTAAAACAGGGAAAATCGGTAGATGAGTTATTCAGGGAGGTGTTCAGATGTTAG
- a CDS encoding ABC transporter substrate-binding protein, which produces MKEGMKKAAAWVLAGCLGISLLAGCGKDGSQNEGTGKAGESETVSLRFLDTSPSDVRQAYFEDVFSRVKEDMGIEITYESTPLEDAANKIMVMATSNSLPDIVTAQDNWLGQFTSSEWILPLDEYLSGQEDKFADTVTKIVWANQKEMYGNIYTVPDGMMVKGIYIRKDWCEEAGINIEDLRDWTYDDYFEVIEKLTNADKKQYGMTYRGTRGAFDVIMTYLQGFTGGRTYDEEGNCLLNSDECLEAFEKFTSMYKEGYAPEESINWGFVEMVDNFCGGLTGTLNNDSEVVVSCQNSMDDSKWTVLPIPSSTKDGKIYNTVNAPYSYTISKDCSNREAAWKVIEYLSQPENNIEYCKQVGMIPVMKEVGDDPLYGEDGIYAAFVEQLNNPNMVVPTGYGPFDSTDLQQGPLYEEIQKYLLGEQDAETALDTICGLLEERMKTYLDENEGAVVDTPKTMQ; this is translated from the coding sequence ATGAAAGAAGGTATGAAAAAAGCGGCAGCATGGGTATTGGCAGGATGTTTAGGAATCAGTCTGCTGGCGGGATGCGGAAAAGACGGTAGTCAGAACGAAGGTACGGGTAAAGCGGGAGAAAGTGAAACGGTGTCACTGCGTTTCCTGGATACTTCACCGAGTGATGTGCGGCAGGCATATTTTGAAGATGTATTTTCAAGAGTAAAAGAAGACATGGGAATCGAGATTACATATGAAAGCACCCCACTTGAGGATGCGGCGAATAAGATCATGGTTATGGCTACGTCCAATTCCCTGCCGGATATTGTGACGGCTCAGGACAACTGGCTCGGACAGTTCACGTCTTCCGAATGGATTCTTCCGCTGGATGAATATCTGAGCGGGCAGGAGGATAAGTTTGCAGATACTGTAACAAAGATTGTCTGGGCAAATCAGAAAGAGATGTATGGCAATATCTATACTGTACCGGACGGTATGATGGTAAAAGGCATTTATATCAGAAAGGACTGGTGTGAGGAAGCTGGAATCAATATCGAAGATCTCAGAGACTGGACATATGATGATTATTTTGAAGTGATCGAGAAGCTGACAAATGCAGACAAGAAACAGTATGGGATGACCTATCGCGGGACAAGAGGCGCTTTTGATGTCATCATGACTTATCTGCAGGGGTTTACAGGGGGACGTACTTACGACGAGGAGGGAAATTGTCTCCTCAATTCGGATGAATGTCTGGAAGCCTTTGAAAAATTTACGAGTATGTATAAAGAGGGGTATGCCCCGGAAGAATCCATTAACTGGGGATTTGTGGAAATGGTAGACAATTTCTGCGGAGGCCTTACGGGAACACTGAACAATGATTCCGAAGTTGTAGTGTCCTGCCAGAACAGTATGGACGACAGCAAATGGACGGTACTTCCGATACCATCCAGTACAAAAGACGGAAAGATCTATAATACAGTGAATGCTCCGTATTCTTATACGATCTCAAAAGACTGCAGCAACCGGGAAGCCGCCTGGAAGGTGATTGAATATTTGTCACAGCCGGAGAACAATATCGAGTACTGCAAACAGGTCGGCATGATTCCGGTAATGAAAGAAGTCGGAGATGACCCGTTATATGGGGAAGACGGCATATATGCTGCATTTGTGGAACAGCTGAACAATCCGAATATGGTAGTTCCGACTGGATATGGTCCGTTCGACAGTACAGATTTACAGCAGGGACCTCTTTACGAGGAGATACAGAAATATCTTCTGGGCGAGCAGGACGCTGAGACTGCGCTTGATACGATCTGCGGATTGCTGGAGGAACGGATGAAAACGTATCTGGATGAGAATGAGGGTGCGGTTGTAGACACTCCAAAAACGATGCAGTAA
- a CDS encoding trans-sulfuration enzyme family protein yields the protein MNRKDDMLILERAGEDEKSYLNAVTPPIFMNSLHVFDTFEEYHDVDVFEKNQFYYGRASNPTTSIAEEKIAELEHGSRAVMFSSGMAAASAAILAVCEAGSHIICMKDVYQPVKRFLNFYCIPKLHMKVTYLKGTDLNEMEAAIRKDTALIILESPATFIYTVVDLRAIAELAGRHRVKTYIDNTYCTPLFQKPLDYGIDIVMHTLTKYLGGHSDLMGGVLVSKDEELMRRIMNQIREWLGGVIGPMESWLVIRGMRTLDLRMRRHQETAQAVAEYLEGHPKVKRVYYPGLKSHPQFELIQKQQSGSSGLMSLELNAPADDSLRFVDALKLFRKGCSWGGFESLAMVPLYYLEQEELDFLNIERGLIRMHCGLEGTENLLEDLQQALEVIGN from the coding sequence GTGAACAGAAAAGATGACATGCTGATACTGGAACGCGCCGGGGAGGATGAAAAGTCCTATCTGAATGCGGTAACGCCTCCGATTTTTATGAATTCCCTGCACGTATTCGACACTTTTGAGGAATATCATGACGTGGATGTGTTTGAAAAAAATCAATTTTATTATGGACGTGCGTCTAATCCAACCACCAGTATTGCAGAAGAAAAGATTGCAGAACTTGAACACGGTTCACGGGCTGTTATGTTTTCCAGCGGAATGGCGGCGGCTTCGGCGGCTATTCTGGCAGTTTGTGAGGCGGGAAGCCATATTATCTGCATGAAGGATGTTTACCAGCCGGTAAAACGTTTCCTGAATTTCTATTGTATTCCCAAACTGCATATGAAGGTCACTTATTTAAAGGGGACGGATTTGAATGAAATGGAAGCTGCGATCAGGAAAGACACGGCATTGATCATTCTTGAGAGTCCTGCGACCTTCATATATACCGTTGTGGACCTGAGGGCGATTGCGGAATTAGCCGGACGCCATCGGGTGAAAACATATATAGACAATACATACTGCACGCCATTATTTCAAAAGCCGCTCGACTACGGAATTGATATCGTTATGCACACATTGACGAAGTACCTGGGGGGACACAGTGACCTGATGGGAGGAGTACTGGTTTCCAAGGATGAAGAACTTATGCGCAGGATCATGAATCAGATCCGGGAATGGCTTGGGGGAGTCATCGGACCTATGGAATCCTGGCTTGTGATCAGAGGTATGCGCACGCTGGATCTCAGGATGAGAAGACATCAGGAGACAGCACAGGCAGTGGCAGAATATCTGGAAGGTCATCCGAAAGTAAAGAGAGTTTATTATCCCGGTTTAAAATCCCATCCTCAGTTTGAGCTGATACAGAAGCAGCAGAGCGGGAGTTCAGGACTGATGAGCCTGGAACTGAATGCACCGGCGGATGATTCGCTGAGATTTGTAGATGCTCTGAAGCTGTTCAGAAAAGGGTGTTCATGGGGGGGCTTTGAAAGTCTGGCCATGGTACCGTTATACTATTTGGAACAGGAGGAACTGGATTTTCTTAATATTGAAAGGGGGTTGATTCGCATGCATTGCGGGCTGGAAGGAACAGAGAATCTTCTGGAGGATTTACAGCAGGCGTTAGAGGTCATTGGAAACTAA
- a CDS encoding ABC transporter ATP-binding protein, whose product MAKVSLHNIKKVYGKDVVAVHDFNLEIDDKEFIVLVGPSGCGKSTTLRMVAGLEEISSGELYIGEELVNELAPKDRDIAMVFQNYALYPHMTVYENMAFALKLRKEKKADIDKKVREAAEILGITDYLKRKPKELSGGQRQRVAIGRAIVREPRVFLMDEPLSNLDAKLRNQMRAEIMKLRQKINTTFLYVTHDQTEAMTLGDRIVIMKDGFIQQIGTPQEVFNHPKNLFVAGFIGSPQMNFLDGNLIRNGKQYVLEVLNTSIVLPDGIAGRLSRQNQRDRKVTVGIRPEHIRLSDTNEGENMTGISDVWEMMGSEVHIHLTADEKEFIIRVPVTELSDEYKGSMQYGETLRFQINKELLHLFDVETGENLV is encoded by the coding sequence ATGGCAAAAGTTTCATTACATAATATTAAAAAAGTATATGGAAAGGATGTTGTAGCAGTCCATGACTTTAATCTGGAAATCGATGATAAAGAATTTATAGTTCTGGTAGGCCCGTCCGGATGCGGAAAATCTACGACACTTCGTATGGTTGCAGGACTGGAAGAGATCAGCAGCGGCGAACTGTATATAGGAGAGGAGCTGGTCAATGAACTTGCACCTAAGGACCGGGACATTGCGATGGTGTTTCAGAACTATGCGTTGTATCCGCATATGACGGTCTATGAAAATATGGCGTTCGCGCTGAAACTGCGAAAGGAGAAAAAGGCGGACATTGATAAAAAAGTACGCGAGGCAGCTGAAATACTGGGAATTACCGATTATCTGAAGCGAAAACCCAAAGAGCTCTCCGGAGGTCAGCGGCAGCGGGTAGCGATCGGGCGTGCGATCGTAAGAGAACCGCGGGTTTTTCTTATGGACGAGCCGCTTTCGAATCTCGATGCAAAGCTCAGAAATCAGATGAGGGCGGAGATCATGAAACTGCGGCAGAAAATCAATACAACTTTTTTGTATGTTACACATGACCAGACGGAAGCAATGACACTGGGAGACCGTATTGTGATTATGAAAGATGGATTTATTCAGCAGATTGGTACGCCGCAGGAAGTATTCAACCATCCCAAAAACCTTTTTGTAGCAGGATTTATCGGCAGTCCTCAGATGAATTTCCTTGACGGCAATCTTATAAGGAATGGGAAACAATATGTGCTGGAAGTGCTGAATACAAGTATTGTCTTGCCGGATGGGATCGCCGGACGCCTGAGCAGGCAAAACCAAAGAGATCGGAAGGTAACGGTGGGAATCCGACCGGAACACATAAGGCTGTCAGATACCAACGAGGGTGAAAACATGACGGGCATATCAGACGTTTGGGAGATGATGGGAAGTGAAGTACATATTCATTTGACGGCGGACGAAAAAGAGTTTATCATTAGGGTACCCGTGACGGAATTGTCTGATGAATATAAGGGCAGTATGCAGTATGGAGAGACATTACGTTTTCAGATTAACAAAGAACTGCTCCATTTATTTGACGTAGAAACGGGTGAAAATCTTGTCTAA
- a CDS encoding AraC family transcriptional regulator: MKQPHEKRQICYDHTLQIEAYQLKGIVQKFPNHFHECYVIGYVERGSRHLKCNQQEYALEKGDLVLFNPLDKHFCEPVNGEDLDYRAINIPADVMIKAARDITGAPYTPHFTSTVVRQSDAAQSVNSLYTAVTEHQTSFEKEEAFFFLLEQIIKEHSETFENADVSTPDSWIIQICRFMEDSYEQEISLDDLSAFAGLSKSYLLRSFTRQMGISPYRYLQTVRINQAKKLLETGTPVIDTAAKTGFSDQSHFTNFFRNFIGLTPKQYQRIFTAEVSHETK; encoded by the coding sequence ATGAAGCAGCCGCATGAAAAACGTCAGATCTGTTATGACCATACGCTTCAGATTGAAGCATATCAGTTAAAAGGAATCGTTCAGAAATTCCCCAATCACTTTCACGAATGTTACGTGATCGGCTACGTAGAACGGGGCAGCCGGCACCTGAAATGCAATCAGCAGGAGTATGCTCTTGAAAAAGGTGACCTGGTGCTGTTTAACCCGCTGGATAAGCATTTCTGCGAACCCGTAAACGGAGAAGATCTCGACTACAGGGCCATTAACATACCCGCAGATGTCATGATTAAAGCCGCGCGTGATATTACCGGAGCCCCATATACACCACATTTCACCAGTACAGTTGTCAGACAGAGTGACGCAGCACAGTCGGTCAACAGTCTCTATACTGCAGTGACGGAACATCAGACATCTTTTGAAAAAGAAGAGGCTTTTTTCTTTCTGCTGGAACAGATCATCAAAGAGCACTCTGAAACCTTTGAGAATGCCGATGTCTCCACGCCTGATTCCTGGATCATACAAATCTGCAGGTTTATGGAGGACTCCTATGAGCAGGAAATCAGTCTGGATGACCTCTCTGCATTTGCAGGCTTAAGCAAATCGTATCTGCTGCGGTCATTCACCCGGCAGATGGGTATCTCGCCTTACCGCTATCTGCAGACCGTACGCATAAATCAGGCAAAAAAACTTCTGGAAACCGGTACTCCGGTGATCGATACCGCTGCAAAAACCGGTTTTTCAGACCAAAGTCACTTCACCAACTTTTTCCGGAATTTTATCGGCCTGACCCCGAAACAATACCAGAGAATCTTCACAGCGGAGGTATCCCATGAGACAAAATAA
- a CDS encoding carbohydrate ABC transporter permease — translation MSSRQKRGAAVVLRVFILSFFLLFVMLPIYWMAITSFKPHEEIINTQLVTYFPHTFTLDNYRDLFKIFSYGDFLRNSIILSVSTAVAVTILSIFGGYGLARYRFRGKTPMLLFFLITQMVPGILVIIPLYTVYAKMGIIANVPHLGLWIFYVITNLPFCVITMRSFFEGIPYSLEEAAMVDGCSRMRSLRKVILPVMFPGIVAVFVFAFIGAWNELIAGIIFTSEPSAWTIPVGLKSLIGKNNVKWGAMMAGGMLALVPTAVMFMIVQKYVVEGLTAGSVKE, via the coding sequence ATGAGCAGTAGACAAAAGAGAGGTGCGGCAGTCGTTTTACGGGTATTTATCCTGAGCTTTTTCCTTCTGTTTGTGATGCTGCCGATTTACTGGATGGCCATTACATCTTTTAAACCGCATGAGGAAATCATTAATACACAGCTGGTCACTTATTTTCCACACACGTTCACGCTGGATAATTACCGGGATCTATTTAAGATCTTCAGCTATGGTGACTTTCTCAGAAACAGCATCATACTGTCGGTATCGACTGCTGTCGCGGTAACGATTCTTTCCATTTTCGGCGGATATGGACTGGCACGTTACAGATTCCGTGGGAAGACCCCGATGCTGTTATTTTTTCTGATTACCCAGATGGTGCCTGGAATACTGGTGATTATTCCACTGTATACCGTCTATGCAAAAATGGGGATTATTGCAAATGTTCCGCATCTTGGACTGTGGATTTTTTATGTGATCACGAATCTGCCGTTCTGTGTGATAACAATGAGAAGCTTTTTTGAGGGGATACCTTATTCGCTGGAAGAGGCCGCGATGGTAGATGGGTGTTCCAGGATGAGAAGCCTGCGGAAGGTGATCTTACCGGTCATGTTTCCGGGAATCGTCGCAGTGTTTGTATTTGCGTTTATCGGGGCGTGGAATGAACTGATTGCAGGTATTATTTTTACAAGTGAGCCGTCGGCATGGACGATACCGGTTGGGCTTAAGAGCCTGATCGGCAAAAACAATGTGAAATGGGGAGCCATGATGGCAGGAGGAATGCTTGCACTGGTTCCGACGGCGGTCATGTTTATGATCGTGCAGAAATACGTGGTGGAAGGGCTGACAGCAGGTTCTGTAAAAGAGTAA
- a CDS encoding carbohydrate ABC transporter permease: MAQKSTRKIPAHKRGWNHTKRMMEPYTLLMPVLVLLLIVFAVPLVNSFIMAFQQYKLGSADIHFNGLDNFRKLFSDENLGLILKNTVIYVFCSVAGQFLLGMALALALWKKFRGRGIYQSIVFLPWAFSAFVVGLMFRWSFNGEYGVVNDLLMKLGMIDKNIAWLGTPGYSLFVVILAMIWIGVPFFAIMILAALQSIPSDIFEAASIDGAGAVKKFFRITVPYIKPTIIMTLLLRTIWILNSFDLIVVITNGGPANYSMTLPTYMYTRAFSGYDFGFASAIGVLLMTALMLYTLVFLKVTNYEEGM; encoded by the coding sequence ATGGCGCAAAAAAGCACCCGGAAAATACCGGCTCATAAAAGAGGGTGGAATCACACAAAAAGGATGATGGAACCATATACTCTTTTAATGCCGGTATTGGTTCTGCTGCTCATTGTGTTTGCGGTTCCGCTGGTAAACAGTTTTATTATGGCGTTTCAGCAGTATAAACTGGGATCTGCAGATATTCATTTTAACGGGCTTGATAATTTCAGGAAACTGTTTTCGGATGAGAATCTGGGGCTGATACTGAAAAACACGGTGATCTATGTGTTTTGCTCGGTTGCAGGGCAGTTTCTTCTTGGGATGGCACTTGCTCTGGCACTCTGGAAAAAATTCAGGGGACGCGGGATTTATCAGTCCATCGTCTTTCTGCCGTGGGCATTCTCGGCTTTTGTAGTCGGTTTAATGTTTCGGTGGTCGTTCAACGGAGAGTATGGGGTAGTCAATGATCTCTTGATGAAGCTTGGCATGATAGATAAGAATATAGCCTGGCTGGGAACACCGGGATATTCATTGTTTGTGGTCATACTTGCCATGATCTGGATCGGCGTTCCCTTCTTTGCAATTATGATTCTGGCTGCACTGCAGTCAATTCCGTCAGATATTTTTGAGGCTGCGAGTATTGACGGTGCAGGCGCGGTAAAGAAGTTCTTCCGGATCACGGTACCCTATATCAAACCAACGATTATTATGACATTGCTGCTAAGAACGATCTGGATTTTAAATTCCTTTGATTTGATCGTTGTAATAACGAATGGAGGCCCCGCCAATTATTCCATGACATTGCCGACTTATATGTACACGAGGGCATTCTCAGGTTACGATTTTGGGTTCGCATCTGCGATCGGGGTACTGTTGATGACAGCACTGATGCTATACACGCTGGTATTTCTGAAAGTGACAAATTATGAGGAGGGGATGTAG
- a CDS encoding GntR family transcriptional regulator, whose protein sequence is MAWKLDSGRPIYAQLVERVELAIIAGCYKAGDKLPSVREMAVEAGVNPNTMQKAMSELERSGLVHSERTSGRFITEDGHMIEKMREDLAAAQIKEFMEKMNQMGFKKEEILKLIQKTLEEGKK, encoded by the coding sequence ATGGCATGGAAACTGGATTCCGGACGGCCGATTTACGCCCAGCTGGTGGAGCGTGTGGAACTCGCTATTATCGCTGGCTGTTATAAAGCGGGTGATAAACTACCGTCTGTGAGGGAAATGGCAGTTGAAGCGGGAGTCAATCCGAACACGATGCAAAAGGCAATGTCAGAACTGGAGAGAAGCGGTCTTGTTCATTCAGAACGGACCAGCGGGAGATTCATAACAGAGGATGGGCATATGATAGAAAAGATGAGGGAAGATCTGGCAGCAGCACAGATCAAAGAGTTTATGGAAAAGATGAATCAGATGGGGTTTAAGAAAGAAGAGATCCTTAAATTAATTCAGAAGACCCTGGAGGAGGGAAAAAAATGA
- a CDS encoding DMT family transporter — MRQNKTAAGHLCAFITILIWGTTFISTKVLLKDFTPVEILFCRFLLGTAALCIVHPRRLRLKDPRQEITFACAGLCGVCLYYLLENIALTYTLASNVGIIVSVSPFFVAILTHLFSDGERPKKRFFLGFAVAVTGIVLININESGAFQLNPKGDLLALCAAIIWAVYSLLSKKISGYGYNTIQATRRIFFYGLLFMVPALCLFGFKPSLSSFKDPVCILNLIYLGLGASAVCFVTWNYAVRCLGAVKTSIYIYLVPVITIVTAVIVLHERLTVIAGVGAALTLAGLIISENRRGA, encoded by the coding sequence ATGAGACAAAATAAGACAGCTGCAGGCCATCTGTGTGCATTCATCACCATTCTGATCTGGGGGACGACATTTATATCGACGAAAGTTCTGCTGAAAGATTTCACACCCGTTGAAATTCTGTTCTGCCGATTTCTTCTCGGCACTGCCGCTCTGTGTATCGTCCATCCGCGACGTCTGCGTCTGAAAGACCCGCGCCAGGAGATCACATTTGCATGCGCGGGACTGTGCGGTGTCTGCCTGTATTACCTGTTGGAAAACATTGCCCTGACATATACACTGGCCTCCAACGTCGGAATCATCGTTTCGGTATCTCCGTTCTTCGTGGCAATTCTGACGCACCTGTTTTCAGACGGAGAGCGTCCAAAGAAGCGCTTCTTTCTGGGATTTGCAGTTGCCGTTACCGGTATCGTGCTGATTAACATCAATGAATCAGGCGCTTTTCAGCTCAATCCCAAAGGTGACCTGCTCGCGCTGTGTGCCGCCATCATATGGGCGGTATATTCGCTTCTGTCAAAGAAGATCAGCGGCTACGGCTATAACACCATTCAGGCAACGAGACGAATCTTTTTTTACGGCCTTCTGTTTATGGTACCGGCGCTTTGCCTGTTTGGGTTCAAGCCGTCTCTTTCGTCTTTTAAGGATCCTGTGTGTATACTGAATCTGATCTATCTCGGTCTCGGTGCCTCCGCCGTGTGCTTTGTCACCTGGAACTATGCGGTCCGCTGCCTCGGTGCTGTGAAAACGAGTATTTACATATACCTCGTTCCCGTGATCACGATCGTAACTGCCGTCATCGTACTGCACGAAAGACTGACCGTGATCGCCGGTGTCGGAGCCGCGCTGACTTTAGCCGGACTGATTATATCAGAAAACAGGAGAGGGGCATAG
- a CDS encoding FadR/GntR family transcriptional regulator: MEKNTVQIGPVSKDLLYIKVADAIFDYAKANELQAGDKLPSERELAKMFQTGRNSVREAMRVLENRGMIEVKTGLGTFLKEPPEENSSVQLKLMKKNLFELQELKVTLEHMAVRKAIQLENRKGKQELLRLAQEMMALYEQDRYDDDLDHEFHMKLMELAENQTVAQIVNSLRIGIFQDYWNELEYDPYHWVRTVPDHLTLANAIMDRDEEKAITAIDAIDGASTAVMKQAGMRRRSEFEKK; this comes from the coding sequence ATGGAAAAAAATACTGTTCAGATTGGGCCGGTGTCGAAGGATCTGTTATATATCAAGGTGGCGGATGCAATCTTTGATTATGCAAAAGCGAATGAGCTGCAGGCGGGAGACAAGCTGCCTTCAGAGCGTGAGCTGGCGAAAATGTTTCAGACAGGGAGAAATTCCGTTCGGGAGGCCATGCGTGTGCTGGAAAACCGTGGAATGATTGAAGTGAAGACAGGGCTTGGAACATTTTTAAAAGAGCCGCCGGAAGAAAACTCTTCTGTTCAGCTGAAATTGATGAAGAAAAACCTCTTTGAGCTTCAGGAATTAAAAGTAACGTTAGAACATATGGCTGTCAGAAAGGCAATTCAGCTGGAGAACCGAAAAGGAAAACAGGAGTTGCTGAGGCTTGCGCAGGAAATGATGGCATTATATGAACAAGACAGGTATGATGATGACCTGGACCATGAGTTTCATATGAAGTTAATGGAACTGGCGGAGAACCAGACAGTGGCACAGATCGTTAATTCGCTTCGGATCGGTATATTTCAGGACTATTGGAATGAACTTGAATATGATCCGTATCACTGGGTCAGGACAGTGCCTGATCATTTAACATTGGCAAATGCTATCATGGACAGGGATGAGGAAAAAGCGATTACGGCGATTGATGCCATAGACGGAGCATCCACGGCTGTGATGAAACAGGCAGGAATGCGCAGAAGATCGGAATTTGAAAAAAAATAA